A section of the Marinoscillum sp. 108 genome encodes:
- a CDS encoding M23 family metallopeptidase, whose amino-acid sequence MKYLLLLFVFPGMGLPMQEKGVTVFHEQLPDKSIRIFAKNLTEVPQSVKIEGTIKGMESSESLPMVLLVAPGETKYAFLLTPEKGTSYSYNYKYTYIQGDVTAVHNDDYVYQLPFRRGESYLVGQGYNERPTHMDQYAVDFNMDEGTTICAIRDGVVMQAVDNNSKGCPKEECTQYNNFILVRHEDGSIADYSHLKKRGALVTIGQEVKAGQPIGLSGSTGWASGPHLHLEVYVMRFTGQQSVKVEYHLNKGTIGIPRSMESYTQEL is encoded by the coding sequence ATGAAATACCTTCTTTTACTTTTCGTTTTTCCTGGGATGGGTTTGCCCATGCAGGAAAAAGGTGTGACCGTATTTCATGAACAGCTCCCGGATAAGTCTATCCGCATTTTTGCGAAAAACCTTACCGAAGTGCCCCAAAGTGTGAAAATAGAAGGCACCATTAAAGGAATGGAATCTTCCGAATCGCTACCCATGGTCCTGCTGGTGGCACCCGGCGAAACCAAATATGCCTTTTTGCTCACCCCGGAAAAAGGCACTTCTTATTCTTACAACTACAAGTACACTTATATCCAGGGGGACGTAACTGCCGTACATAACGACGACTATGTCTATCAGCTCCCTTTCCGAAGAGGAGAATCTTACCTGGTGGGACAGGGGTACAACGAGCGCCCCACACATATGGACCAATATGCCGTAGATTTCAACATGGACGAAGGCACCACCATCTGCGCCATACGAGACGGTGTGGTGATGCAGGCCGTAGACAACAACTCAAAAGGATGCCCAAAAGAAGAATGCACACAGTATAATAATTTCATACTGGTGCGCCATGAGGACGGCAGCATCGCTGACTATTCGCACCTGAAGAAGCGCGGTGCTCTGGTAACCATCGGGCAGGAAGTAAAGGCCGGACAGCCCATAGGCCTGAGTGGCTCCACCGGCTGGGCCAGCGGCCCACACCTACATCTGGAAGTATATGTGATGCGCTTCACGGGCCAGCAATCCGTCAAAGTGGAATACCACCTAAACAAAGGTACCATCGGTATCCCCAGAAGTATGGAGTCCTATACCCAGGAGCTTTAG
- a CDS encoding sterol desaturase family protein: protein MEDLIVFFENVPTWFRSLILIGGIVIFWVFEGVLPLFSFQYKKIRHAGLNLFFTFTTAIIGFGLAGVLLMASDYVTTHQIGLLYLIEMPLWLQVVAGILLLDMIGAYFIHWTEHKVKWMWKFHLVHHSDTTVDVTTGLRHHPGETVFRIAFTILAVMVVGAPMGIVMLYQSLSVLFAHITHANINMPARVDKLLSFVFVTPNMHKVHHHFTQPLTDTNYGNIFSFWDRIFGTYASVEDTRSLKYGIDTHMKPEENDRLGNLLGIPFQAYRTPSGKFSDPNLKEQKA from the coding sequence ATGGAAGACCTGATCGTTTTTTTTGAAAATGTACCCACCTGGTTTCGCTCACTGATTCTCATTGGCGGCATTGTGATATTTTGGGTTTTTGAAGGTGTTTTGCCGCTTTTCTCTTTTCAGTACAAAAAAATAAGACATGCAGGTCTGAATCTTTTTTTCACCTTCACCACTGCCATAATCGGCTTTGGTCTCGCGGGTGTTTTGCTGATGGCCTCAGACTATGTCACCACCCATCAAATCGGCCTCCTCTACCTGATAGAAATGCCCCTTTGGCTGCAGGTAGTTGCCGGAATTTTACTCCTGGATATGATTGGTGCCTATTTCATTCATTGGACCGAACACAAGGTGAAATGGATGTGGAAATTTCATTTGGTACACCACAGCGACACCACCGTGGACGTCACCACAGGCCTGAGGCATCACCCCGGAGAAACGGTTTTTCGCATCGCATTTACCATCCTGGCGGTGATGGTGGTGGGCGCACCTATGGGCATCGTGATGCTCTATCAGTCTCTTTCCGTCTTGTTTGCGCACATCACACATGCCAATATCAACATGCCTGCCCGGGTAGACAAACTGCTCTCGTTTGTATTTGTGACCCCAAACATGCACAAAGTGCACCATCATTTCACCCAGCCCCTGACCGACACCAACTATGGGAACATCTTTTCTTTCTGGGATCGCATCTTTGGTACCTATGCGAGCGTAGAAGATACGAGGAGTCTGAAGTATGGCATAGATACCCATATGAAGCCAGAAGAAAATGACCGCCTGGGCAACTTGCTGGGCATTCCTTTTCAGGCTTACCGCACTCCGTCGGGGAAGTTTTCTGACCCGAACCTGAAAGAGCAAAAAGCATAA
- a CDS encoding RNA polymerase sigma factor has translation MNTHFIGHYEHADHSSDEQLWDLFRSGDQEAFSKIYDAHVDGLYNYGMNFTKDSFLVKEVIQDLFVTIWSTRGQLGQTSNIRFYLMRALRRKISVFHKDQKKWESDASEDKFGLAQLLSKKSFEQFNKSNVSEKEVAEKLKLAMERLPLRQREALYHIYYEDLSYEEVAALMNVNIKTVYNLAWRGIEGLRKNLSKVSIFYVSPILAISALKLSADLLENS, from the coding sequence TTGAATACTCATTTCATTGGGCATTATGAGCACGCTGATCATTCTTCGGATGAGCAGCTTTGGGATTTGTTTCGGTCAGGGGACCAGGAAGCATTTTCCAAAATCTATGATGCCCATGTAGATGGTTTGTACAACTATGGAATGAATTTCACCAAAGATTCTTTTCTGGTGAAGGAAGTCATTCAGGATTTGTTTGTGACCATTTGGAGTACCAGAGGTCAGTTGGGACAGACGAGCAACATCCGTTTTTACCTAATGCGGGCCTTGCGCAGAAAGATTTCCGTTTTTCACAAAGACCAGAAAAAGTGGGAGTCTGACGCCAGTGAGGATAAATTTGGCCTGGCTCAGTTGCTGAGCAAAAAATCTTTCGAGCAGTTCAATAAGTCGAATGTTTCTGAAAAAGAGGTCGCAGAGAAGCTCAAGCTAGCCATGGAGCGGTTGCCACTGCGCCAACGGGAAGCGCTGTACCACATCTACTATGAGGACCTGTCTTATGAAGAAGTAGCCGCATTGATGAACGTCAATATCAAGACAGTGTATAATCTGGCCTGGCGGGGCATTGAGGGCCTCAGGAAAAACCTGTCCAAGGTCTCCATTTTTTACGTATCTCCCATTCTTGCGATTTCCGCATTGAAACTTTCAGCTGATCTGTTGGAAAATTCTTAA
- a CDS encoding FecR family protein, protein MDYKKYSIEDFVLDKEFRKWVHTEDEAVNTFWNDWVKRNPGKLSEIQEARRILKNLNFPAYKLTPSEKEDLFEGISGRISGADSSEVKMRYLDVDGYQGKSPRWALRFGVAASLIIGVAWLVMLLVQDSRFGQLAYHTDFGETKEVKLSDGTMVTLNANSKIYIGELGAEGQAREVWLEGEAFFDVTHTQTDQAFIVHANKLDVNVLGTEFNVYARGKKAEVALASGKVRLANTASKQELEMKPGDRVVYESVYQKPVKDSFDPAEVSSWKKNLLIFRRTSLEDISDLLKTNYDIDVFFTGGASSDHYFTGTTPADDIDLLLKTISKSFDLHVERKEKTVIISPNNKK, encoded by the coding sequence ATGGATTACAAGAAATATTCGATTGAGGATTTTGTCCTGGACAAGGAATTCAGAAAGTGGGTACACACCGAAGATGAGGCGGTGAATACTTTCTGGAACGACTGGGTGAAAAGGAACCCGGGCAAACTTTCTGAGATTCAGGAAGCGAGGCGAATTCTCAAAAACCTGAACTTTCCTGCATACAAACTTACTCCGTCCGAAAAAGAGGATTTGTTTGAGGGTATTTCTGGACGAATCTCAGGGGCAGACTCATCTGAAGTGAAAATGCGGTACCTGGATGTGGACGGCTATCAGGGCAAGTCCCCTAGGTGGGCGCTTCGGTTTGGCGTAGCTGCTTCGTTGATCATCGGAGTGGCCTGGCTGGTCATGTTGTTGGTTCAGGATTCCAGGTTTGGTCAGTTGGCATATCATACGGATTTTGGCGAGACCAAAGAGGTGAAACTCAGTGATGGCACCATGGTGACCCTCAATGCCAACTCAAAAATTTATATTGGTGAGTTGGGAGCAGAGGGGCAGGCCAGGGAGGTTTGGTTGGAAGGTGAAGCCTTTTTTGATGTAACGCACACACAGACAGATCAGGCATTTATCGTACATGCCAATAAGCTCGATGTGAATGTTCTGGGAACGGAGTTCAATGTATACGCTCGTGGCAAAAAAGCCGAAGTGGCATTGGCTTCTGGTAAAGTTCGGTTGGCCAATACTGCTTCCAAGCAAGAGCTGGAAATGAAGCCTGGTGATCGTGTTGTTTACGAGTCGGTGTATCAGAAACCTGTCAAGGATTCTTTTGATCCGGCCGAAGTTTCATCTTGGAAAAAAAATCTTCTCATTTTCAGAAGAACCTCTCTTGAAGACATCAGCGACCTTCTCAAGACCAATTACGACATAGATGTTTTCTTCACCGGTGGAGCTTCCTCGGATCATTATTTCACGGGGACCACACCTGCAGACGACATAGATCTTTTGCTTAAAACGATCTCAAAATCTTTCGATCTCCACGTTGAAAGAAAGGAAAAAACAGTGATCATCAGCCCAAATAATAAGAAATGA
- a CDS encoding TonB-dependent receptor → MRKLVCLSILLVLTTLHAQSQAVARLDTRDARERVPSDSDSVKDVLFKIEKTFEVFFNYDDDLLNQITLQEEVTIPESKADLDVFLGKLFSNYDLEYEKLTDTTYIIYRKTRKSSRSAPDKEDNPEEEQSIRETQDIKKGLGRIDRKGTTLEGKVTDENGETLPGATIIVKGTNDGTITDIDGNFKLDIAGSTFPVVLAISFVGYKSQEIAVTAESFIKVTLSADIAALDEIVVVGYGEQKRSNLTGSISSVKVKDLENKPIIRLDQALQGMSSGVFVSKGGGAPGASPTIHIRGVGSINNTDPLWIVDGIKMSPGNHFNLDDVESIEILKDAASAAIYGAEAAHGVILVTTKRGKEGQTQISYKSSFAKVNPIRLPELLGSEDFVNYKRQARLNAGQNPEPAWDNWEYDTDWIDAYYAGSGFSHYHDFSISKGTERSNYYLSLGYDDEEGILIDNSFQRFSLRFNSDFELAKWLKIGESILLSRVGENPIDNFNEDYQGSIPYRSIPIMPIYDESNPYGGWGRAPVYFQGPNPVASQYQQHEKQVNNRLDGNMYIQATPLKGLTIRARVGYNYTSFLGRAFKEAFDYGAFANPINSLTYSDGNYENITGNFVTTYEKSFGKHSFKIMGGYEASKVENVSYNVTATDLPLDIAWSFNLATGTFNTTNRQTLYESRLLSQFGRINYNFDDRYLLEANVRRDASAPIFGPKNIWGIFPSYSAAWRISEESFMQNVDVLSNLKVRASTGRLGSDNIGSFIYAKTYTSQFSTYAYDAAAQNKQSGFYISKFPNADVKWEEVNMHNIGLDVGLFDDKILLSADYYIKDTKDLLYAVPIPSSSGISTHNFDARNPEINVGTMRNSGLDLDLAYRDHFGVFNLKVNGNTSFMKNEVLRLNGDEYITSGNGGGQIGGMTRTQAGMPISSFYGYVVQQMLNSEADVYAVNSWAPDGIYQEAGTGPGDFMYKDISGPNGVPDGQITAEYDRTFIGNPWPKMMYGLNITGGYKQLIDVMLQFQGVHDVDIFNANKAYTRNFFGDNNTTTDIFEAWTAEAHTSHPRNIANDPNGNFGRPSTYFIEDGSYLKLRNAQIGINMPPQMLEKMGIGKIRVYVNANNLLTIRKYSGMDPEIAGSNVSRGVDYGLYPHTRTFGGGLEVQF, encoded by the coding sequence ATGAGAAAGCTTGTCTGCCTATCGATACTGTTGGTTCTGACCACTCTCCATGCTCAATCGCAGGCGGTTGCTCGCCTTGACACGCGCGATGCCAGAGAAAGGGTGCCAAGTGATTCGGATTCCGTGAAGGACGTACTTTTCAAAATTGAGAAAACATTTGAAGTCTTCTTTAACTACGATGATGATCTGCTGAACCAGATCACGCTTCAGGAGGAAGTGACCATTCCTGAAAGCAAGGCTGATCTGGATGTGTTTTTGGGTAAGCTGTTCAGTAATTATGACTTGGAGTATGAGAAGCTCACCGATACCACCTACATCATTTACAGAAAAACCAGAAAATCATCGCGAAGCGCACCTGACAAGGAGGACAATCCGGAGGAGGAGCAATCCATCAGGGAAACACAGGACATTAAAAAAGGACTTGGACGCATAGACAGAAAGGGAACCACGCTGGAAGGCAAGGTTACAGATGAAAATGGGGAAACCCTGCCGGGTGCCACCATCATTGTCAAAGGCACGAATGATGGTACCATTACGGATATTGATGGAAATTTTAAATTGGACATTGCGGGCAGTACTTTCCCTGTGGTGCTGGCGATTTCCTTTGTTGGCTACAAAAGTCAGGAGATTGCCGTTACAGCTGAGAGCTTTATCAAAGTCACACTCAGTGCGGATATAGCCGCACTGGATGAGATAGTCGTGGTAGGTTATGGTGAGCAGAAACGCTCCAACCTCACAGGCTCCATTTCTTCGGTGAAAGTGAAAGACCTGGAGAATAAGCCTATTATTCGACTGGATCAGGCCTTGCAGGGCATGTCTTCAGGTGTTTTCGTCTCTAAAGGTGGCGGTGCACCTGGTGCCAGTCCTACCATTCACATTCGTGGAGTGGGTTCTATCAACAATACGGATCCCTTGTGGATTGTAGATGGCATCAAGATGTCGCCAGGCAACCACTTCAACCTCGATGATGTGGAGTCCATTGAAATCCTGAAAGATGCTGCTTCAGCAGCCATCTATGGTGCAGAGGCTGCCCACGGAGTGATATTAGTCACTACCAAGCGCGGGAAAGAGGGACAAACACAAATCAGCTACAAGAGCTCTTTTGCCAAGGTAAATCCTATTCGGCTGCCGGAGCTTCTGGGTAGCGAGGACTTTGTGAATTACAAAAGACAAGCTCGGCTCAATGCAGGTCAGAATCCTGAACCCGCCTGGGACAACTGGGAGTATGATACTGACTGGATCGATGCCTATTATGCGGGGAGCGGTTTTTCTCACTATCATGATTTTTCCATTTCTAAAGGGACTGAGCGCTCCAATTATTACCTATCCCTTGGCTATGATGATGAAGAGGGTATCCTCATTGACAACAGCTTTCAGCGGTTTAGCCTCCGTTTCAATTCAGATTTTGAGCTGGCCAAGTGGTTGAAAATAGGAGAGAGCATACTTCTTTCCCGGGTAGGAGAAAATCCGATCGATAATTTCAATGAAGATTATCAGGGATCTATCCCCTACCGCTCCATCCCCATCATGCCGATCTATGATGAGTCCAACCCTTATGGAGGTTGGGGGCGGGCACCGGTATATTTTCAGGGGCCAAATCCTGTGGCGAGCCAGTATCAGCAGCACGAAAAACAAGTAAACAATCGCCTGGATGGCAATATGTACATTCAGGCCACTCCGCTCAAGGGCCTGACCATTCGGGCAAGGGTAGGCTATAACTATACCTCTTTTTTGGGCCGTGCATTTAAAGAGGCGTTCGATTACGGGGCTTTTGCCAACCCCATCAACTCTCTGACTTACTCAGATGGAAACTACGAGAACATCACGGGAAACTTTGTGACCACCTACGAAAAATCATTCGGGAAGCATTCTTTTAAAATCATGGGGGGCTATGAAGCTTCGAAAGTGGAGAATGTGTCCTATAATGTCACTGCCACCGATTTACCGCTTGATATAGCCTGGAGTTTCAATCTTGCCACCGGCACTTTCAATACCACCAACAGACAAACCCTTTACGAAAGTCGTCTCCTTTCGCAGTTTGGCAGGATCAATTATAATTTCGACGATCGCTACCTTCTGGAGGCGAATGTGAGACGCGATGCCTCTGCACCTATTTTCGGACCTAAAAATATTTGGGGGATTTTCCCCTCTTACTCCGCTGCCTGGAGAATCTCCGAAGAATCATTCATGCAAAATGTGGACGTCCTCTCTAACCTGAAGGTCCGGGCCAGCACCGGACGGCTCGGATCTGATAACATTGGGAGTTTCATCTATGCGAAAACCTATACTTCACAGTTTTCCACCTACGCCTATGATGCAGCGGCGCAGAATAAGCAGTCGGGTTTCTACATCAGCAAGTTTCCCAATGCCGATGTGAAATGGGAGGAAGTAAACATGCATAACATTGGGTTAGATGTAGGTCTCTTTGATGATAAAATTTTATTGTCTGCAGATTATTACATCAAAGACACGAAGGACCTGCTGTATGCCGTGCCTATCCCATCATCTTCGGGGATCTCCACCCATAATTTTGATGCCCGAAACCCCGAAATCAATGTTGGAACCATGCGAAACAGTGGATTGGATCTGGACCTGGCTTACCGGGATCATTTTGGGGTCTTTAACCTGAAAGTCAATGGAAACACCTCCTTCATGAAAAATGAAGTGTTGCGCCTGAACGGAGATGAGTACATCACTAGTGGCAATGGGGGCGGTCAGATTGGTGGTATGACCAGAACGCAGGCCGGAATGCCAATATCAAGCTTTTATGGGTATGTGGTTCAGCAAATGCTCAATTCTGAAGCAGACGTCTATGCAGTGAACAGCTGGGCGCCAGACGGCATCTATCAGGAAGCGGGCACGGGCCCCGGGGATTTTATGTACAAAGACATCAGCGGACCCAATGGCGTACCGGATGGGCAGATCACCGCAGAATATGACCGTACATTTATTGGCAATCCATGGCCAAAGATGATGTATGGACTGAACATCACCGGGGGTTATAAGCAGCTGATCGATGTGATGCTACAGTTTCAGGGAGTGCATGATGTAGATATTTTCAATGCCAATAAGGCGTACACGCGCAATTTCTTTGGAGACAACAACACCACCACAGACATTTTTGAAGCCTGGACCGCAGAGGCCCACACCAGTCATCCCAGAAACATAGCGAATGACCCGAACGGGAATTTCGGTAGACCTTCTACTTATTTCATAGAGGACGGCTCTTATCTGAAGCTGAGAAATGCCCAGATAGGGATCAACATGCCCCCACAAATGTTGGAAAAAATGGGCATCGGCAAAATCAGAGTTTATGTGAATGCTAACAATCTCCTGACGATCAGAAAGTATTCCGGCATGGATCCGGAGATCGCTGGTTCCAATGTGAGCAGAGGAGTGGACTATGGCCTCTACCCTCATACGCGCACATTTGGAGGAGGGTTGGAAGTTCAGTTTTAA
- a CDS encoding RagB/SusD family nutrient uptake outer membrane protein, whose protein sequence is MRKILLLSIITTVLVACDEDKFLDITNQNELVAENFYTNITNFNNALNGVYSATKSLDLFGQAFYIQTLLALPHTSDYWNAQCRNEVTSGDGNMYIAWRGWYRVVSRANDLLENAPIYLENESPNEAQKAELAQIVGQAHFFRAFAYFHLVRLWGEAGYAEDSTRLAVPLHLKVPTTRDEMMKPRATVGQVYRQIVADFEIAESLLPTSWNDDNIARATSYAAKGFLGKVHLYMQDYATAKTYFEEVIGSSAFALGSFEEYDQMFQGKLEFGPETIFELNYGIDMQQNIWENGLGSGIALTLAPPGRGWSNCTPHGVNIFRFGDDPRLKICTYAPEDSAANVDGIMEPVGKSEFNYTGHSFRKYVPEDYSVYSTNRNSGINFIIMRLSDVYLMYAEVLNHTGNDVLASEYMNKVRRRAYSLDPETPEPTVDYTGLGGVQLQDSIREERFRELFAEGHRWYDITRWKIVEEEVTKYNDFRVTQGEIIYQDRDYYYPIPLQEVDNNTNMTPSTGYE, encoded by the coding sequence ATGAGAAAAATACTTTTATTAAGCATCATCACCACAGTTTTGGTGGCATGTGATGAAGATAAATTTCTGGACATCACCAATCAGAATGAACTGGTAGCGGAAAATTTTTACACCAACATCACCAACTTCAATAACGCGCTGAATGGTGTTTATTCTGCAACAAAGAGCCTGGATTTATTCGGCCAGGCCTTTTATATCCAGACTTTGCTGGCGCTGCCACATACCTCGGACTATTGGAATGCTCAGTGTCGCAATGAAGTGACCTCCGGAGATGGCAATATGTACATCGCCTGGCGTGGGTGGTATCGGGTGGTATCACGAGCCAATGACCTATTGGAGAACGCACCGATCTATCTGGAGAATGAGTCGCCCAACGAAGCTCAAAAAGCAGAGTTGGCCCAGATCGTAGGGCAAGCGCACTTCTTTCGGGCCTTTGCTTATTTTCATCTGGTGAGGTTGTGGGGAGAGGCAGGATACGCTGAGGATAGTACCCGACTGGCGGTACCACTCCACCTGAAAGTGCCCACGACAAGAGATGAAATGATGAAGCCAAGGGCCACTGTGGGCCAGGTTTACCGACAGATTGTGGCGGATTTCGAAATAGCCGAATCGCTGCTCCCAACCTCTTGGAATGATGATAATATCGCTCGGGCTACCTCCTATGCAGCCAAGGGCTTCCTGGGCAAAGTGCATCTCTATATGCAGGATTATGCCACCGCGAAAACTTATTTCGAAGAGGTTATCGGTTCTTCTGCATTCGCTCTGGGATCATTTGAGGAGTATGATCAGATGTTTCAGGGTAAGTTGGAGTTTGGGCCTGAGACCATTTTCGAGCTCAACTATGGTATAGATATGCAGCAAAATATCTGGGAAAATGGACTAGGATCGGGCATAGCGCTTACACTGGCTCCTCCCGGCAGAGGTTGGAGCAACTGTACGCCACATGGGGTAAATATATTCCGGTTTGGAGATGACCCAAGGTTGAAAATATGCACCTATGCTCCCGAGGATTCTGCTGCTAACGTGGATGGTATCATGGAGCCCGTGGGCAAAAGTGAGTTTAATTATACCGGACATAGCTTTCGCAAGTATGTGCCGGAGGACTATTCAGTGTACTCTACCAACCGCAACAGCGGCATCAACTTCATCATCATGAGGCTCTCGGATGTCTACCTCATGTATGCTGAGGTGCTCAATCATACGGGCAATGATGTACTGGCGTCTGAGTATATGAATAAAGTGCGCCGACGGGCTTACAGTTTAGATCCCGAAACTCCCGAACCCACTGTGGATTATACTGGCCTGGGGGGTGTGCAGCTACAGGATTCTATCCGTGAGGAGCGATTCAGAGAACTCTTCGCAGAGGGTCATCGCTGGTATGATATCACCAGGTGGAAGATTGTAGAAGAGGAGGTAACCAAATACAATGATTTCAGGGTGACTCAGGGTGAGATCATCTATCAGGATCGCGATTATTACTACCCCATTCCCCTTCAGGAAGTGGACAATAATACCAACATGACGCCTAGTACAGGCTATGAATAA
- a CDS encoding glycoside hydrolase family 71/99-like protein: MSTSVMWLCVMLCAGLFGCDTSGGEEEIKADVYEPVKVSKTNATKLYMHYMPWFEGKEYSGYWGSHWRMANKNPDNMDSEGKREIAAHYYPLIGPYDSGDPDVIAYHLLLMKYAGIDGVLIDWYGSHKVLDYAANLDNSNALIAALDTIGLNFGIVYEEYTAEKVETRKGITAIEAAQTDLLYMEENYFSNDRYITIEEEPLVLTFGPRFFRKADEWTEIFSVMEKKLKFLPLWNHGNLVGAANTAGEFSWIDFNYTLSELDKFYAKTNQGVTVGSIYPGFHDYYKEGGWGESYGYVRHLDGMTMRSTFDLAKDSNLQFLQLITWNDFGEGTMIEPTQEYEFLFLELIQEFSGVPYTKAELELVHTYYLKKKAHKGDPDAALKLREIFTLLNELEPAKAEQILKNL; encoded by the coding sequence ATGAGTACTTCAGTAATGTGGTTATGCGTGATGCTTTGCGCTGGGCTATTTGGTTGTGATACGAGTGGAGGTGAAGAGGAGATCAAAGCAGATGTGTACGAACCCGTAAAGGTGTCGAAAACAAATGCCACCAAACTGTATATGCACTACATGCCTTGGTTTGAGGGAAAGGAATACTCTGGCTACTGGGGTAGTCACTGGCGGATGGCCAATAAGAACCCTGATAATATGGATAGTGAGGGTAAGCGTGAGATTGCTGCCCATTATTATCCCTTGATCGGTCCGTATGATTCGGGAGATCCTGATGTGATAGCGTATCATTTACTCTTGATGAAGTATGCCGGGATAGATGGAGTACTGATCGACTGGTACGGCAGCCATAAAGTGCTGGACTATGCTGCTAATCTGGACAATTCCAATGCGCTAATTGCTGCACTGGATACTATAGGGTTGAATTTTGGGATTGTTTATGAGGAATATACTGCTGAAAAAGTGGAAACCAGAAAAGGGATCACTGCCATAGAAGCTGCGCAGACAGATCTTTTGTACATGGAAGAAAATTACTTTTCCAATGACAGATATATCACCATCGAAGAAGAACCATTGGTACTCACCTTCGGCCCAAGATTTTTTAGAAAGGCCGATGAATGGACAGAGATATTCTCCGTCATGGAGAAAAAACTAAAATTCCTCCCTTTGTGGAACCACGGGAACCTAGTAGGCGCTGCGAATACTGCCGGTGAATTTTCCTGGATAGATTTCAATTATACACTCTCCGAGCTGGATAAGTTTTATGCAAAAACCAATCAGGGAGTCACTGTAGGGTCTATTTATCCGGGATTTCATGATTACTATAAAGAAGGGGGTTGGGGAGAAAGCTATGGCTATGTACGGCATCTAGATGGTATGACCATGCGTAGCACTTTTGATTTGGCCAAAGACTCCAACCTCCAATTTTTACAACTCATTACCTGGAATGATTTCGGAGAGGGCACCATGATTGAACCCACTCAGGAATATGAATTCCTCTTTTTGGAGCTCATTCAGGAGTTTTCAGGAGTGCCCTACACCAAAGCTGAGCTTGAATTGGTGCACACCTACTATCTGAAAAAGAAAGCGCACAAAGGAGACCCTGATGCAGCGCTCAAACTTCGGGAAATTTTTACCCTGCTCAATGAGCTGGAGCCCGCCAAAGCTGAACAAATTTTAAAAAATCTATAA